The following are from one region of the Sandaracinus amylolyticus genome:
- a CDS encoding SIMPL domain-containing protein (The SIMPL domain is named for its presence in mouse protein SIMPL (signalling molecule that associates with mouse pelle-like kinase). Bacterial member BP26, from Brucella, was shown to assemble into a channel-like structure, while YggE from E. coli has been associated with resistance to oxidative stress.) yields MANATEQPRGKGELIGRLVWGAALVASVSVAVLGLRHWVDARYRREGIVVSGSATQRITSDRAIWSASVHARGATVAEAYAILERDVPRVRQFLLDNHVAEGDVHVDAVDTDELYAYDEDGNVRTEQIVGYSLTQSVRVTSSDVELVGRVARDVTQLIQSGALVVSGAPEYIHSDLGEIKIRLVGEATADARARAAQVAEHSGATLGSLLSANVGVVQVNAANETSVSWEGVYDRSSVEKDVMVVVRTVFELE; encoded by the coding sequence ATGGCGAACGCGACGGAGCAACCTCGTGGGAAGGGCGAGCTGATCGGAAGGCTCGTGTGGGGCGCGGCGCTGGTGGCGTCGGTGTCGGTGGCCGTGCTCGGGCTGCGGCACTGGGTCGACGCGCGCTACCGGCGCGAGGGGATCGTGGTGTCGGGCTCCGCGACCCAGCGCATCACGAGCGATCGCGCGATCTGGTCGGCCTCCGTGCACGCGCGCGGGGCGACGGTCGCCGAGGCCTACGCGATCCTCGAGCGCGACGTGCCGCGGGTGCGGCAGTTCCTGCTCGACAACCACGTCGCCGAGGGCGACGTGCACGTCGATGCCGTCGATACCGACGAGCTCTACGCCTACGACGAGGACGGGAACGTGAGGACCGAGCAGATCGTCGGCTACTCGCTGACCCAGTCGGTGCGCGTGACCTCGAGCGACGTCGAGCTCGTGGGACGGGTCGCGCGCGACGTGACCCAGCTGATCCAGAGCGGCGCGCTCGTGGTGTCGGGCGCGCCCGAGTACATCCACAGCGATCTCGGGGAAATCAAGATCCGGCTCGTCGGTGAGGCGACCGCCGACGCGCGCGCACGCGCGGCGCAGGTCGCGGAGCACAGCGGCGCGACGCTCGGTTCGCTGCTCTCGGCGAACGTCGGCGTGGTGCAGGTGAACGCCGCGAACGAGACCAGCGTGTCGTGGGAGGGCGTCTACGATCGCTCGTCGGTCGAGAAGGACGTGATGGTCGTGGTGCGCACGGTCTTCGAGCTCGAGTGA
- a CDS encoding acetyl-CoA carboxylase biotin carboxyl carrier protein encodes MIDGRRFVGELALIARAAENGRTELLAPRPGYFRAAPQEGALFAPGMVLGELEVLGARFRLIVPAGAQGAVVALPEGRRIARRAVQHGERLVTLDPAAVVGASASAAEQRGAAGAGLAFRAPMSGRYYAKPGPDAEPFVKVGDVIETGRTIALLEVMKTFNRVQYGGASVPERAKIVAIVPKDGDDVNGGDPILALEPA; translated from the coding sequence ATGATCGACGGTCGTCGCTTCGTGGGCGAGCTCGCGCTGATCGCACGCGCCGCCGAGAACGGGCGCACCGAGCTGCTCGCGCCGCGGCCCGGGTACTTCCGCGCGGCGCCGCAGGAAGGTGCGCTGTTCGCGCCGGGGATGGTGCTCGGCGAGCTCGAGGTGCTGGGCGCGCGCTTCCGGCTGATCGTGCCGGCGGGCGCGCAGGGCGCGGTGGTCGCGCTGCCCGAAGGACGTCGCATCGCGCGGCGTGCGGTGCAGCACGGCGAGCGGCTCGTCACGCTCGATCCTGCGGCGGTCGTGGGCGCGTCGGCGAGCGCGGCCGAGCAGCGTGGGGCAGCGGGCGCGGGGCTCGCGTTCCGCGCGCCGATGAGCGGGCGCTACTACGCGAAGCCGGGCCCCGATGCCGAGCCGTTCGTGAAGGTCGGCGACGTGATCGAGACGGGCCGCACGATCGCGCTGCTCGAGGTGATGAAGACGTTCAACCGCGTGCAGTACGGCGGCGCGAGCGTGCCCGAGCGCGCGAAGATCGTCGCGATCGTCCCGAAGGACGGCGACGACGTGAACGGCGGCGATCCGATCCTCGCGCTCGAGCCGGCCTGA
- a CDS encoding M23 family metallopeptidase, translating into MRTRSHAILGAMLGSLIALPARAQIEVASTALAGTLVRARVEPGSELWIDGRAVRVSARGEVLLGAAVDHRRPLRIEARGLDGRRVTRTLAIRARQDPTERVIGVPRELVSLRGALRSAQDAIEARLRAVRARDGAIAHFASGFVLPAEGRVSSPFAVHRVLEGGTRDRHWGVDLAASEGAVVRAPAAGVVVLDAQAPLYGRIVVIDHGHGLTSSLLHLARVDVEVGAVVRRGEVIARVGRTGRVTGAHLDWRLHLLGVALDPLSAL; encoded by the coding sequence GTGAGGACGCGATCGCACGCGATCCTCGGCGCGATGCTCGGGTCGCTGATCGCGCTCCCGGCGCGCGCGCAGATCGAGGTCGCGAGCACCGCGCTGGCGGGGACGCTCGTGCGCGCGCGCGTCGAGCCGGGCAGCGAGCTCTGGATCGACGGCCGTGCGGTCCGCGTCTCCGCGCGCGGTGAGGTGCTGCTCGGCGCCGCGGTGGATCACCGGCGCCCGCTGCGCATCGAGGCGCGGGGGCTCGATGGACGTCGGGTGACGCGCACGCTCGCGATCCGCGCCCGGCAGGATCCGACCGAGCGCGTGATCGGGGTGCCTCGCGAGCTCGTCTCGTTGCGTGGCGCGCTGCGCTCGGCGCAGGACGCGATCGAGGCGCGGCTGCGCGCGGTGAGGGCGCGCGACGGAGCGATCGCGCACTTCGCGTCGGGGTTCGTCCTGCCCGCGGAGGGTCGGGTCTCGAGCCCGTTCGCGGTGCATCGTGTGCTCGAGGGCGGGACTCGCGATCGTCACTGGGGCGTCGATCTCGCCGCGAGCGAAGGCGCCGTGGTCCGCGCGCCCGCTGCGGGCGTGGTGGTGCTCGACGCGCAGGCGCCGCTCTACGGGCGCATCGTCGTGATCGACCACGGGCACGGGCTGACCTCGAGCTTGCTGCACCTCGCGCGGGTCGACGTCGAGGTCGGCGCGGTGGTGCGGCGCGGCGAGGTGATCGCGCGCGTGGGGCGCACCGGACGCGTGACGGGCGCGCACCTCGACTGGCGCCTCCACCTGCTCGGCGTGGCGCTCGATCCGCTCTCCGCGCTCTAG
- a CDS encoding type ISP restriction/modification enzyme, with protein sequence MRLVERVEASARERDAALDRETARARGVVHTPAAIARFIAHAADLALREHLDRRDGIASDDVVLVDPATGPGVFLAALIEHGTSHDGRPRACVGLDVDRDAIARADAIVGATARELGWPLRLACGDALASLAPVRELEDDDVVRVVIGNPPWAARSANRDARFTETLLDDFRRDEAGVALAERKIGVLSDDYVRFVRWSAELVRRARRGGVIAMVTNASFLDGPVHRAMRAALGRWLDRIDVIDLGGSSLIARGRGADDNVFGVRPSVAITIGVRAPQRRGATTLRIARIEGTRDAKLDTLSRGALRWEAHDVAGPWRLARGRRAPAIYRSWPGLDAWMPFHREGLQTNRDDLVIARDREALFASIDAFARGAPRRATPHWDPDRARIVARDLLRDPDAHVRRIAYRPFDERVALVHPALCHRPRPELARAIDTSGLALVSARKDRGQLAWACFGAARVLPDNCWLSTRSSCRARAFPLCDPEGAPNLDVDLARRTEDTIGAVLDARTFAMWALAWMASEPYRETCDEALRTDYPRIPAPRDAAELQRIAGHGEAIARALIEPAAPLAITIHEARPGRVRAREDEGVIERGGARWIEGVPPRALRLVIGHHTALACLADAPAAILGAIDATARAIDGASRAIAELDVLRDA encoded by the coding sequence TTGCGACTCGTCGAGCGCGTCGAGGCCAGCGCGAGAGAGCGCGATGCGGCGCTCGATCGCGAGACGGCACGAGCGCGCGGAGTGGTGCACACGCCCGCGGCGATCGCGCGGTTCATCGCGCACGCTGCGGATCTCGCGCTGCGCGAGCACCTCGACCGGCGCGACGGGATCGCGAGCGACGACGTGGTGCTCGTCGATCCCGCGACCGGACCCGGCGTGTTCCTCGCGGCGCTGATCGAGCACGGCACGTCGCACGACGGCCGACCTCGCGCGTGCGTGGGGCTCGACGTGGATCGCGACGCGATCGCGCGCGCCGACGCGATCGTCGGAGCGACGGCGCGCGAGCTCGGATGGCCGCTGCGCCTCGCGTGCGGGGACGCGCTCGCCTCCCTCGCGCCGGTGCGCGAGCTCGAGGACGACGACGTCGTGCGCGTCGTGATCGGCAACCCACCGTGGGCCGCGCGCAGCGCCAACCGCGACGCGCGCTTCACGGAGACGCTGCTCGACGACTTCCGGCGCGACGAGGCCGGGGTCGCCCTCGCCGAGCGCAAGATCGGCGTGCTCTCCGACGACTACGTGCGCTTCGTGCGGTGGAGCGCGGAGCTGGTGCGGCGGGCGCGACGCGGCGGCGTGATCGCGATGGTGACCAACGCGTCGTTCCTCGACGGGCCGGTCCACCGCGCGATGCGCGCCGCGCTCGGACGCTGGCTCGATCGCATCGACGTGATCGATCTGGGTGGCTCGAGCCTGATCGCGCGCGGTCGCGGCGCGGACGACAACGTGTTCGGGGTGCGGCCCTCGGTCGCGATCACGATCGGCGTGCGCGCGCCCCAGCGACGCGGCGCGACCACGCTGCGCATCGCGCGCATCGAGGGCACGCGCGACGCCAAGCTCGACACGCTCTCGCGAGGCGCCTTGCGCTGGGAGGCGCACGACGTCGCGGGCCCGTGGCGCCTCGCGCGCGGACGCCGCGCCCCCGCGATCTATCGCAGCTGGCCGGGGCTCGACGCATGGATGCCGTTCCACCGCGAGGGCCTGCAGACGAACCGCGACGATCTCGTGATCGCGCGCGATCGCGAGGCGCTCTTCGCGTCGATCGACGCGTTCGCGCGCGGCGCCCCGAGGCGCGCCACCCCGCACTGGGATCCCGACCGCGCCCGCATCGTCGCCCGCGATCTGCTGCGCGATCCCGACGCCCACGTGCGGCGCATCGCGTACCGTCCCTTCGACGAGCGCGTCGCGCTGGTGCATCCCGCGCTCTGCCATCGCCCGCGGCCCGAGCTCGCGCGCGCGATCGACACGTCCGGCCTCGCGCTGGTGAGCGCGCGCAAGGATCGCGGACAGCTCGCCTGGGCGTGCTTCGGCGCGGCGCGCGTGCTGCCCGACAACTGCTGGCTCTCGACGCGCTCCTCGTGCCGAGCGCGCGCGTTCCCGCTCTGCGATCCCGAGGGCGCGCCGAACCTCGACGTCGATCTCGCCCGCCGCACCGAGGACACGATCGGCGCCGTGCTCGACGCGCGCACCTTCGCGATGTGGGCGCTCGCGTGGATGGCCTCCGAGCCCTATCGCGAGACCTGCGACGAGGCGCTGCGCACCGACTACCCGCGCATCCCCGCGCCCCGCGATGCCGCCGAGCTCCAGCGAATCGCCGGTCACGGCGAGGCGATCGCGCGCGCGCTGATCGAGCCCGCCGCACCGCTCGCGATCACGATCCACGAGGCCCGCCCCGGTCGCGTGCGGGCCCGCGAGGACGAAGGCGTGATCGAGCGCGGCGGCGCGCGCTGGATCGAGGGCGTGCCCCCGCGCGCGCTGCGCCTCGTGATCGGCCACCACACCGCGCTCGCGTGCCTCGCGGACGCCCCGGCCGCGATCCTCGGCGCGATCGACGCGACCGCGCGCGCGATCGACGGCGCGAGCCGTGCGATCGCCGAGCTCGACGTGCTCCGCGATGCGTGA
- a CDS encoding protein kinase domain-containing protein, producing the protein MSTSTASARTPTGNHGLSPGTVVGGRFEVERAVGDDALGTILAARDQKTQRPIALRVLGPGLVATPEAVEVLRAEIKTAAALTHRNVVATYGMGAEKTGARFVACEWLQGQPLTVVVARKKAEGQSLSLRGAYNVIANVAKALTAAHEKGASHGALRPAVVWISKNGRVKVSELGIARAILRTAGPAALGATEQPFLAPEIRAGGAPDARTDVFGLGGLLYTMLTGRTAGDDFVPPSQAHPEGSADIDAILLRCLASDPAARFATPEDVRAALAPHVGGAEAAEGDAGGLGMDIDVDVDSAMSEAPPPGSGAKVVTPPAGALKAPAPPKPVAPPKPAVPASAASSGSAPRPIPALAPAAAPKVGQRVSIHEEFRPSFVDGIPGAAPAPAAAPVRSSEVDLGSVLNKITENDAARWMVQKDKLDHGPFSGRELVQLIAKGEVLGDHGLLNMDTGERRKVADHPDFVEFVEQYRLKKAAADEKQAIVTAAKVEKTSNAVKFMIAGGVLVLIMAGVGIFFLTRQAEQDTQIADADLADLYERGQVEIEGTAGILPDPPRGSGRRGGHRGGRAGAPGTSYEDAMSQVVDIGDATGSGGEGRLSPSQVAGVMNGRINSFFPCVGEELRGGRSLGRVRIDMAIAGSGAVLGSSVRAGSPEFQRCVQGRVAAIRFPSFGAPRMGASYSFDASQ; encoded by the coding sequence ATGTCCACGTCGACGGCTTCCGCCCGCACGCCTACCGGCAACCACGGGCTCTCGCCGGGCACGGTCGTCGGGGGCCGATTCGAGGTCGAGCGAGCCGTCGGTGACGACGCCCTCGGCACGATCCTCGCGGCCCGCGATCAGAAGACCCAGCGCCCCATCGCTCTCCGCGTCCTCGGCCCCGGCCTGGTCGCGACGCCCGAGGCGGTCGAGGTCCTCCGCGCCGAGATCAAGACCGCCGCCGCCCTCACCCACCGCAACGTCGTCGCCACCTACGGCATGGGCGCCGAGAAGACCGGCGCCCGCTTCGTCGCGTGCGAGTGGCTCCAGGGACAGCCCCTCACCGTCGTCGTCGCCCGCAAGAAGGCCGAGGGCCAGTCCCTCTCGCTCCGCGGCGCCTACAACGTCATCGCGAACGTCGCCAAGGCGCTCACCGCCGCGCACGAGAAGGGCGCCTCGCACGGCGCGCTGCGCCCCGCCGTCGTCTGGATCTCCAAGAACGGCCGCGTGAAGGTCAGCGAGCTCGGCATCGCCCGCGCGATCCTCCGCACCGCCGGCCCCGCTGCGCTCGGCGCGACCGAGCAGCCCTTCCTCGCCCCCGAGATCCGCGCCGGCGGCGCACCGGACGCCCGCACCGACGTCTTCGGGCTCGGCGGCCTGCTCTACACGATGCTCACCGGCCGCACCGCGGGCGACGACTTCGTCCCGCCCTCGCAGGCCCACCCCGAGGGCAGCGCCGACATCGACGCGATCCTCCTGCGCTGTCTCGCCAGCGATCCCGCCGCGCGCTTCGCCACGCCCGAGGACGTGCGCGCCGCGCTCGCGCCGCACGTCGGCGGTGCCGAAGCGGCCGAGGGCGATGCCGGCGGGCTCGGCATGGACATCGACGTCGACGTCGACAGCGCGATGTCCGAGGCACCTCCCCCGGGCTCGGGCGCGAAGGTCGTCACCCCGCCCGCCGGTGCCCTCAAGGCCCCCGCGCCGCCGAAGCCCGTCGCACCGCCGAAGCCTGCGGTCCCGGCCTCCGCCGCGTCGTCCGGCTCGGCACCGCGCCCGATCCCAGCGCTCGCCCCCGCGGCCGCGCCGAAGGTCGGCCAGCGCGTCTCGATCCACGAGGAGTTCCGCCCCTCGTTCGTCGACGGGATCCCGGGCGCCGCGCCCGCCCCGGCCGCTGCGCCGGTGCGCTCGTCCGAGGTCGATCTCGGCTCGGTGCTCAACAAGATCACCGAGAACGACGCCGCGCGCTGGATGGTCCAGAAGGACAAGCTCGATCACGGTCCGTTCTCGGGCCGCGAGCTCGTGCAGCTGATCGCCAAGGGCGAGGTCCTCGGCGACCACGGCCTGCTCAACATGGACACCGGCGAGCGGCGCAAGGTCGCCGATCACCCGGACTTCGTGGAGTTCGTCGAGCAGTACCGGCTCAAGAAGGCCGCCGCCGACGAGAAGCAGGCGATCGTCACCGCGGCGAAGGTCGAGAAGACCTCGAACGCCGTGAAGTTCATGATCGCGGGCGGCGTGCTCGTCCTGATCATGGCGGGCGTCGGCATCTTCTTCCTGACGCGCCAGGCCGAGCAGGACACCCAGATCGCCGACGCGGACCTCGCCGATCTCTACGAGCGCGGTCAGGTCGAGATCGAGGGCACCGCCGGCATCCTCCCCGATCCTCCGCGCGGCTCGGGTCGTCGCGGCGGTCATCGCGGCGGTCGCGCCGGCGCGCCCGGCACCTCCTACGAGGACGCGATGAGCCAGGTCGTCGACATCGGCGACGCGACCGGCAGCGGCGGCGAGGGACGCCTCTCGCCCTCGCAGGTCGCGGGCGTGATGAACGGCCGCATCAACTCGTTCTTCCCGTGCGTCGGCGAGGAGCTGCGCGGCGGTCGCTCGCTCGGCCGGGTGCGCATCGACATGGCGATCGCGGGCAGCGGCGCGGTGCTCGGCTCGAGCGTCCGCGCCGGAAGCCCCGAGTTCCAGCGCTGCGTGCAGGGGCGCGTCGCCGCGATCCGCTTCCCGAGCTTCGGCGCGCCGCGCATGGGCGCGAGCTACTCGTTCGACGCGAGCCAATGA
- a CDS encoding DEAD/DEAH box helicase, whose protein sequence is MTEASSQPTPPTFDALDLTPEVRKAVDEMGFTSPTPVQHAVFEPAIAGSDLIVQARTGTGKTAAFGLPMVDRRVRPDGGQQALILAPTRELALQSAREIEKLGKHKGIRVVAVYGGAPMERQVREIEEGAQIVSGTPGRVLDHLRRGTLRGEDLRILVLDEADEMLSMGFAKELNAIVDLLPKSRQTMLFSATLDEAVQRLAQRFLKDPVPITLSSDAVGALTISHYVYLLSGLGKSRDLMRILEVEDPESAIIFCNTKATTEQVAAELQQAGFQADWLNGDLPQSEREKVLERTRRGELRYLVATDVAARGIDISHLTHVINYDFPEQIESYVHRTGRTGRAGRTGTAIALVTPQDLGALYYVRLAYKIFPIERTLPSAGELKARAELDRIEMLSEAFPDSASEADRAIARRLLVHDDAERIVGGLLRAFFGSKATAPGEVDEQAAAARRARTPRGAVSAPVVEASDATTPGVEIAVTSEGEADEGRRRRRRRERTGEVERVPPAAAQEVSVAQLVAAPAPAEGPPDRIEEPLSQPDASGEDPSMSTLFINLGRRDGVRVGDIIRLFETHASLGKDDLGRIRIRDRHTFVGVPRERVDAVVSALNGQSSHEKELVVEVSRAETQARSAPDAAQS, encoded by the coding sequence ATGACCGAAGCTTCGAGCCAGCCCACGCCTCCCACCTTCGACGCGCTCGATCTCACGCCCGAGGTCCGCAAGGCCGTCGACGAGATGGGCTTCACCTCGCCCACGCCCGTGCAGCACGCGGTCTTCGAGCCCGCGATCGCCGGATCCGATCTGATCGTCCAGGCGCGCACCGGCACCGGGAAGACCGCCGCGTTCGGGCTCCCGATGGTCGATCGCCGGGTGCGCCCCGACGGCGGACAGCAGGCGCTCATCCTCGCGCCGACGCGCGAGCTCGCGCTGCAGAGCGCGCGTGAGATCGAGAAGCTCGGCAAGCACAAGGGCATCCGCGTGGTCGCGGTCTACGGCGGCGCGCCGATGGAGCGTCAGGTCCGCGAGATCGAGGAAGGCGCGCAGATCGTCTCGGGCACCCCGGGACGCGTCCTCGATCACCTGCGCCGCGGGACGCTGCGGGGCGAGGATCTGCGCATCCTCGTGCTCGACGAGGCGGACGAGATGCTCTCGATGGGCTTCGCGAAGGAGCTCAACGCGATCGTCGATCTGCTCCCGAAGTCGCGCCAGACGATGCTCTTCTCGGCGACGCTCGACGAGGCGGTCCAGCGGCTCGCGCAGCGGTTCCTGAAGGATCCGGTGCCGATCACGCTCTCGAGCGACGCGGTCGGCGCGCTCACGATCTCGCACTACGTCTACCTGCTCTCGGGGCTCGGGAAGAGCCGCGATCTGATGCGCATCCTCGAGGTCGAGGATCCCGAGAGCGCGATCATCTTCTGCAACACGAAGGCGACCACCGAGCAGGTCGCGGCGGAGCTGCAGCAGGCGGGCTTCCAGGCCGACTGGCTCAACGGGGATCTGCCCCAGAGCGAGCGCGAGAAGGTGCTCGAGCGCACCCGCCGCGGCGAGCTGCGCTACCTGGTCGCGACCGACGTCGCGGCGCGCGGCATCGACATCTCGCACCTCACGCACGTCATCAACTACGACTTCCCCGAGCAGATCGAGTCGTACGTGCACCGTACCGGTCGAACCGGCCGCGCGGGGCGCACCGGCACCGCGATCGCGCTGGTCACGCCGCAGGATCTCGGGGCGCTCTACTACGTGCGCCTCGCGTACAAGATCTTCCCGATCGAGCGCACGCTGCCGAGCGCGGGCGAGCTCAAGGCGCGCGCCGAGCTGGATCGGATCGAGATGCTGAGCGAGGCATTCCCCGACTCGGCGAGCGAGGCCGATCGCGCGATCGCGCGGCGCCTGCTGGTGCACGACGACGCCGAGCGCATCGTCGGAGGCCTGCTGCGCGCGTTCTTCGGATCGAAGGCCACCGCGCCGGGCGAGGTCGACGAGCAGGCCGCCGCCGCACGCCGCGCGCGGACGCCGCGTGGCGCGGTGAGCGCGCCGGTCGTCGAGGCGAGCGATGCGACCACGCCGGGCGTGGAGATCGCCGTGACCAGCGAGGGCGAGGCCGACGAGGGCCGCCGTCGTCGCCGCCGGCGCGAGCGCACCGGCGAGGTGGAGCGTGTTCCGCCGGCCGCCGCGCAGGAGGTCTCGGTCGCACAGCTCGTCGCGGCACCGGCGCCCGCCGAAGGACCGCCCGACCGCATCGAGGAGCCGCTCTCGCAGCCCGACGCGAGCGGCGAGGATCCCTCGATGAGCACGCTCTTCATCAACCTCGGCCGTCGCGACGGCGTGCGGGTGGGCGACATCATCCGGCTCTTCGAGACCCACGCGAGCCTCGGCAAGGACGATCTCGGGCGCATCCGCATCCGCGATCGCCACACGTTCGTCGGCGTCCCGCGCGAGCGCGTCGACGCGGTGGTGAGCGCGCTGAACGGGCAGAGCTCGCACGAGAAGGAGCTCGTCGTCGAGGTGTCGCGCGCGGAGACGCAGGCGCGCAGCGCCCCCGACGCGGCGCAGAGCTGA
- a CDS encoding SDR family NAD(P)-dependent oxidoreductase: MDELFGGRWALITGASSGLGEELARQLAERGCNVVLTARSREKLAALAAQLGAAHGIQARVIAADLADETGLATLLREIDALGVAIDHVVANAGFGTWGAFAEQTTRSQTEMVRLNCEAVVGVVHHLVPGMVARRRGGVLMVASTAAFQPTPMFAVYGATKAFVRNFGEALAEELRGTGVRVSVLCPGPVPTGFQTRAQIEIPPAQRAAVLTPQETVERALAGYAAGRVVVVPGAVNRAGAVLASVIPNRVVVPLVRQMMKTRRTSEGS; this comes from the coding sequence ATGGACGAACTGTTCGGCGGTCGATGGGCGCTGATCACCGGCGCGAGCTCGGGCCTCGGCGAGGAGCTCGCGCGGCAGCTCGCGGAGCGCGGATGCAACGTCGTGCTCACCGCGCGCTCGCGCGAGAAGCTCGCCGCGCTCGCCGCGCAGCTCGGTGCGGCGCACGGCATCCAGGCCCGCGTGATCGCCGCCGATCTCGCCGACGAGACCGGGCTCGCCACGCTGCTGCGCGAGATCGACGCGCTCGGGGTCGCGATCGATCACGTCGTCGCGAACGCCGGGTTCGGCACGTGGGGCGCGTTCGCCGAGCAGACCACGCGCTCGCAGACCGAGATGGTGCGGCTCAACTGCGAAGCGGTCGTCGGCGTGGTGCACCACCTCGTGCCCGGCATGGTCGCGCGGCGTCGCGGCGGCGTGCTGATGGTCGCGTCGACCGCGGCGTTCCAGCCCACGCCGATGTTCGCGGTGTACGGCGCGACGAAGGCGTTCGTGCGCAACTTCGGCGAGGCGCTCGCGGAGGAGCTGCGCGGGACGGGCGTGCGCGTGAGCGTGCTCTGTCCGGGCCCGGTGCCCACGGGGTTCCAGACGCGCGCGCAGATCGAGATCCCCCCCGCGCAGCGCGCCGCGGTGCTGACCCCGCAGGAGACCGTCGAGCGCGCGCTCGCGGGCTACGCGGCGGGGCGCGTCGTGGTGGTGCCGGGCGCGGTGAATCGCGCCGGTGCGGTGCTCGCGAGCGTGATCCCGAACCGCGTCGTGGTGCCGCTGGTGCGCCAGATGATGAAGACGCGCCGCACGAGCGAAGGCTCGTGA
- a CDS encoding acyl-CoA carboxylase subunit beta, whose protein sequence is MAHVPLIPIGAPRAQVIDDRAFDEHRRALAAKEEVLRARRREVEAGWGPKYVERVHAKGKLTARERVAQLIDAGTRTFEVGTFVNEGLKFGDLSSPAAGVVTCFARIEGRWCIVIANDNTVASGSWWPRTPEKIQRAQQMALKLRLPTIYLVDCSGLFLPEQSNSFPGARGAGHIFKMNSLLSASGVPQIAGVFGDCIAGGGYMPIISDRVYMTEQAYMVIAGAALIKGAKSQKLTSLDIGGPEVHVHASGCADVRVPDDETLLASVREEVRRLPSSAADYYRGGMGATEPALPAHELAGILPVDHREGYDAMQVLARLCDQSLFWECMPDVGEEIVCGVGRVGGLYAGFVINRQGLVGDPDHPDDPRPAAILYRGGIAKVAAFSRASNADGIPLIWLQDISGFDIGTEAERQGLLAYGSSLIYTNSTNDVPMFTVLLRKASGAGYYAMTGLPYDPVVQLSTTLSRLSVMEGRTLAIATYNTKLDDDFRIVAKDETERRAIEDGMKQVEQRIEKDMDPFVAARQMDTDEIIEIGELRAWLTTLVECAYQSTGHRRVKNSRIWSLHDLAELSGGVR, encoded by the coding sequence ATGGCCCACGTCCCGCTGATCCCGATCGGTGCGCCGCGCGCGCAGGTGATCGACGACCGCGCGTTCGACGAGCACCGTCGCGCGCTCGCCGCGAAGGAAGAGGTGCTGCGCGCGCGACGTCGCGAGGTCGAGGCCGGCTGGGGCCCGAAGTACGTCGAGCGCGTGCACGCGAAGGGCAAGCTCACCGCGCGCGAGCGCGTGGCGCAGCTGATCGATGCGGGCACCCGCACGTTCGAGGTCGGCACCTTCGTCAACGAGGGGCTGAAGTTCGGCGATCTCAGCTCGCCCGCGGCCGGCGTGGTGACGTGCTTCGCGCGCATCGAAGGGCGCTGGTGCATCGTCATCGCGAACGACAACACCGTCGCGAGCGGCTCGTGGTGGCCGCGCACCCCCGAGAAGATCCAGCGCGCGCAGCAGATGGCGCTGAAGCTCCGGCTGCCGACGATCTACCTCGTCGACTGCAGCGGGCTCTTCCTGCCCGAGCAGAGCAACTCGTTCCCCGGCGCGCGCGGCGCGGGGCACATCTTCAAGATGAACTCGCTGCTCAGCGCGAGCGGCGTCCCGCAGATCGCGGGCGTGTTCGGCGACTGCATCGCGGGCGGCGGCTACATGCCGATCATCAGCGACCGCGTGTACATGACCGAGCAGGCGTACATGGTCATCGCGGGCGCCGCGCTGATCAAAGGTGCGAAGAGCCAGAAGCTCACGTCGCTCGACATCGGCGGGCCCGAGGTGCACGTGCACGCGAGCGGCTGCGCCGACGTGCGCGTGCCCGACGACGAGACGCTGCTCGCGAGCGTGCGCGAAGAGGTGCGCCGCCTGCCCTCGAGCGCGGCGGACTACTACCGCGGCGGCATGGGCGCGACCGAGCCCGCGCTGCCCGCGCACGAGCTCGCGGGGATCCTCCCGGTCGATCATCGCGAGGGCTATGACGCGATGCAGGTGCTCGCGCGGCTCTGCGATCAGAGCCTCTTCTGGGAGTGCATGCCCGACGTCGGCGAGGAGATCGTCTGCGGCGTCGGCCGCGTCGGCGGCTTGTATGCGGGGTTCGTGATCAATCGCCAGGGCCTGGTCGGCGATCCCGATCATCCCGATGATCCGCGGCCCGCGGCGATCCTCTATCGCGGCGGCATCGCGAAGGTCGCGGCGTTCTCGCGCGCCAGCAACGCCGACGGGATCCCGCTGATCTGGCTGCAGGACATCTCGGGCTTCGACATCGGCACCGAGGCCGAGCGACAGGGCCTGCTCGCGTACGGCTCGAGCCTCATCTACACGAACAGCACGAACGACGTCCCGATGTTCACGGTGCTGCTGCGCAAGGCGAGCGGCGCCGGCTACTACGCGATGACCGGCCTGCCCTACGACCCGGTCGTGCAGCTCTCCACGACGCTCTCGCGGCTCAGCGTGATGGAAGGACGCACGCTCGCGATCGCGACCTACAACACGAAGCTCGACGACGACTTCCGCATCGTCGCGAAGGACGAGACCGAGCGCCGCGCGATCGAAGACGGCATGAAGCAGGTCGAGCAGCGCATCGAGAAGGACATGGATCCCTTCGTCGCGGCGCGGCAGATGGACACCGACGAGATCATCGAGATCGGCGAGCTGCGCGCGTGGCTCACGACGCTCGTCGAGTGCGCGTACCAGTCGACCGGGCATCGTCGCGTGAAGAACTCGCGCATCTGGAGCCTCCACGATCTCGCGGAGCTCTCGGGGGGCGTTCGATGA